In Micromonospora cremea, the genomic window CCAGCCGGACGATGCTGATGGACCTCGCCACCCTGGCCTGGGCCCCGGAGCTGCTGGACGCGATGGGCGTGCCGGCGGCCATGCTGCCGGAGATCCGCAGCTCCGCCGAGGTGTACGGCACCGCCACCGGTGTGTTGGCCGGAGTGCCGGTGGCCAGCGCGCTCGGCGACCAGCAGGCTGCCCTGTTCGGCCAGACCTGTTTCCAGCCGGGCGAGGCGAAGTGCACCTACGGCACCGGTAGCTTCCTGCTGCTCAACACCGGGGCCAGCCCGGTCCCGTCGACGCACGGCCTGCTCACCACGGTCGCCTACCGGATCGACGGCCAGCCGGCGGCGTACGCGCTGGAGGGCGCGATCGCGGTGACCGGGTCGCTGGTGCAGTGGCTCCGGGACAACCTCGGGTTGATCTCGACCGCCGCAGAGGTGGAGGAGCTTGCCCGCACCGTCGACGACAACGGTGGCTGCTACGTGGTGCCGGCGTTCTCCGGGCTCTTCGCGCCGCACTGGCGCAGCGACGCACGCGGTGTGATCGCCGGCCTGACCGGCTACATCACCAAGGGGCACCTGGCGCGGGCGGTGCTGGAGGCGTCGGCGTGGCAGACCCGCGAGGTGGTGGACGCGATGAACGCCGACTCCGACGTGGCGCTGCGCCGGCTCCGGGTGGACGGCGGGATGACCGCGAACCAGCTGCTCATGCAGTTCCTCGCCGACGTGCTCGACGTGCCGGTGGTCCGCTCCCGGATCACCGAGACCACCTGCCTCGGCGCCGCGTACGCGGCCGGTCTCGCGGTCGGCTTCTGGCCGGACCTGACCACCCTGCGCGAGCAGTGGCGCTCGGACGCGCAGTGGGAGCCGGCCATGGCCCCCGAGCTGCGCGATCGGGAGCTGCACAGCTGGCGCAAGGCCGTGCGGCGCACCCTCGACTGGGTGGAGTGAGCCGTGCCGGTGACCAGTCCCTGGCTGGGCGGCCCAGCGAGACCGGTGCTGGGGCGCCTCCCCCGGCTCAGCTCCAGCGGTTGCCGGTGAGCTTCTCGTAGACCTCGACGTAGCGGGCCCGGGTCGCCTCGACCACCTCGGCCGGCATGTCCGGCGCCGGGCCCTGCTTGTCCCAGCCGCTGCCGGTGGCCCAGTCCCGCACGTACTGCTTGTCGTAGGAGAACTGCACCCGCCCCGGCTGGTACGACTCGGCCGGCCAGAACCGGGACGAGTCGGAGGTGAGCAGCTCGTCGGCGAGGACCAGGGTGCCATCCGGCGCCCAGCCCAGCTCGATCTTGGTGTCGGCGACCAGGATGCCCCGGTCGGCGGCCAGTTCCGCCCCGTGCCGGTAGATGTCGATGGTGATCTGCCGCAGCCGCTCGGCGGTGGCCTGGCCCACCTTGTCCACCACGTCGGCGAACGTGATCGGCTCGTCGTGCTCACCCATTGGCGCCTTGCTCGACGGCGTGAAGATCGGCTCGGGCAGGATCGACGCCTCGCCGAGCCCCCGGGGCAGCGGCACGCCGGAGACCGCGCCGGTGCGCTCGTACTCCCGCAGGCCGCCGCCGGTGAGGTAGCCGCGGGCGACGCACTCGACCGGGACCATGTCCAGCCGCTGGCAGCGGATCGCACGCCCGGCGAACTCGGCCGGCACGTCGGTGGCCGAGATGACGTGATTCGGCACCAGGTCGCCGAGCTGCTCGAACCACCACAGTGAGAGCGCGGTGAGCAGGCGACCCTTGTCCGGAATCGGCGTCGGCAGCGCGACGTCGTAGATCGAGATGCGGTCCGAGGCGACCAGGATCAGGTCGTCGCCGTCGGCGTAGACGTCCCGGACCTTGCCCGAGTGCAGAAGTTCCACGCGCCCTAGTACACCACGCGGCACCGGGGGGCCCGCTTCGACCACCCGCTCCGCCGTCGAGGGCAGGGTGCCCGGACGGACGTTGACACCTTCCCGCGCCGCCTGCGTGAATGGTCCGACCGCCGCCGCCCGCAGGTGCCAGGAGACCCCGTGCCCGCTGTTCGACCCTCGATCGACCGCCTCGGTGCCGACCCCGGCCGGCGCCGAGTGCTGGGCGCGCTGCTCGGTGCTCCCCTGCTGGCCGCCGGCGGGCTGGCCGGATGCAGCGACGGCCCCGCCGCATCGACCGACGAGGGGCCGGTCGAGCTGTCGGTCTTCTGGTGGGGCGGGACCAAGCGGGCCGAGCTGACCGAGAAGGTGCTGCGGCTCTACTCGGAGCGCAACCCCCGGGTCACCTTCCGCGTCACCTGGCAGGGCGCCGACGGCTACTACGACCGGCTGGCCACCCAGGCGGCCGGCGGCAACGTGCCGGACCTGATCCAGCTCGACGACGCCGTGCTGACCGAGTACGCCCAACGCCAGATCGTCCTCGACCTCAGCGAGCGGGTCGCCGACCACCGGTTGGACCTGCGCGGCCTGCCGGAGAGCCTGATCCGCTACGGCACCGTGGACGGGCGGACGATGGCGGTGGCCGGTGGGCAGACCCTCGCGGCGGTGGTCTTCAACCGGGACCTGCTGCGGGAGCTGCGGGTGCCGGAGCCACGCGGCGGGATGTCCTGGGCGGACTACATCGCCTGGGCGGAGCAGGTCACCGAGGCCAGCGACGGCCGGGTGGCCGGCACCATGGACCCGTCCGGCGACTACCGCGCGCTCTGGCTCTGGCTGCGCGCGCAGGGCGGCGAGTTCTACCGGGGGCGCCAGCTCGGCTTCGGCGCGGAGGAGCTGATCGGCTGGTTCGAGCTGTGGCAGCGCGCCCGGGGCGGGCGGGCCACGCCGGGCGCGGCACTGGTCGAGCAGGCCGACAGCGGGGAGCCTGCCCGGCAACTGGTGGTCAGCGGGTTGACCGCCGCGTCCTTCGCCTGGTCCCATCAGCTACCGGAGTTGCAGCGGCTTACCGAGGCAGAGCTGGGTGTGGTCGGCTTTCCGGGCCCGTCGGGTGCGCAGTGGGCGCGGGCGTCGATGTACTGGGCGGGATTCCGCGGCACCCGCCATCCGGACACCGTCGTCGACGTCATCAACTTTCTGACCACGAACGGCGAGGCGGGCACCGTCCTCGGCCACGAGCGGGGCCTCAACGCCAGCATCCCCGTCCGCCGCTACGCCGAGGGCAGCATCACCGACCCGGCTCAGCAACGGGCCGCCGCGTTCAGCGCCAGCATCGCCGAACAGCTCGGGCCCGCGCCGGCGCCACCACCGAAGGGGCACGCCAAGGTGCGTACCCTGCTCGTCGCCGCCGCGGAGAGCATCCGCTCCGGGCGCGCCGGCACCCGCGCGGCCACCTCCCGTTTCATCGCCCAGGCCAACGCGGCCCTGGCGGCGTGACCACCGTCGCCGCGGCAGCGCCCTGGTCAGCGCGGCGGGCCGCCCCGGCGGTTGCGCATCAGCCGCAGCACCAGGAAGACGATGACCGCCACCACCACCAGGCAGCAGAGCAGGCCGAGGAAACCGAAGCCGCCGCCGCCACGCCGCCGCCGGGCGGCCTCCACCACCAGTTCGCCGGTGCCCGTGGACGCCCAGGCCGCGACGGGCACGAACACCGCCAGCACGACCGCACCAAGGACCGCGCTGAGCCGGCCCCACCACTTGCCGAATGAAGACATGTCCTCATCCTCGCCGAAGGGCGCAACCTCGGCACGTTGGTCCACGCCGAATCATGGAACCGAGATCAGGCGGACGTCGGCCGGCGGACGGCAGGGAATCAGAAAGCCCG contains:
- the glpK gene encoding glycerol kinase GlpK, coding for MTPQYVAAIDQGTTSSRCIVFDRAGEIVAVAQREHRQIFPRPGWVEHDAEEIWNNVQQVVQEALRAAGTDTAGLAAVGITNQRETTVVWDRATGRPVANAVVWQDTRTGPLLRELAAAYGEEWFRTRAGLPLATYFAGPKLRWLLDEVDGLRERAERGEVLFGTMDSWLIWKLTGEHVTDVTNASRTMLMDLATLAWAPELLDAMGVPAAMLPEIRSSAEVYGTATGVLAGVPVASALGDQQAALFGQTCFQPGEAKCTYGTGSFLLLNTGASPVPSTHGLLTTVAYRIDGQPAAYALEGAIAVTGSLVQWLRDNLGLISTAAEVEELARTVDDNGGCYVVPAFSGLFAPHWRSDARGVIAGLTGYITKGHLARAVLEASAWQTREVVDAMNADSDVALRRLRVDGGMTANQLLMQFLADVLDVPVVRSRITETTCLGAAYAAGLAVGFWPDLTTLREQWRSDAQWEPAMAPELRDRELHSWRKAVRRTLDWVE
- a CDS encoding ABC transporter substrate-binding protein yields the protein MPAVRPSIDRLGADPGRRRVLGALLGAPLLAAGGLAGCSDGPAASTDEGPVELSVFWWGGTKRAELTEKVLRLYSERNPRVTFRVTWQGADGYYDRLATQAAGGNVPDLIQLDDAVLTEYAQRQIVLDLSERVADHRLDLRGLPESLIRYGTVDGRTMAVAGGQTLAAVVFNRDLLRELRVPEPRGGMSWADYIAWAEQVTEASDGRVAGTMDPSGDYRALWLWLRAQGGEFYRGRQLGFGAEELIGWFELWQRARGGRATPGAALVEQADSGEPARQLVVSGLTAASFAWSHQLPELQRLTEAELGVVGFPGPSGAQWARASMYWAGFRGTRHPDTVVDVINFLTTNGEAGTVLGHERGLNASIPVRRYAEGSITDPAQQRAAAFSASIAEQLGPAPAPPPKGHAKVRTLLVAAAESIRSGRAGTRAATSRFIAQANAALAA
- a CDS encoding phosphoribosylaminoimidazolesuccinocarboxamide synthase, which codes for MELLHSGKVRDVYADGDDLILVASDRISIYDVALPTPIPDKGRLLTALSLWWFEQLGDLVPNHVISATDVPAEFAGRAIRCQRLDMVPVECVARGYLTGGGLREYERTGAVSGVPLPRGLGEASILPEPIFTPSSKAPMGEHDEPITFADVVDKVGQATAERLRQITIDIYRHGAELAADRGILVADTKIELGWAPDGTLVLADELLTSDSSRFWPAESYQPGRVQFSYDKQYVRDWATGSGWDKQGPAPDMPAEVVEATRARYVEVYEKLTGNRWS